One Triticum dicoccoides isolate Atlit2015 ecotype Zavitan chromosome 4B, WEW_v2.0, whole genome shotgun sequence genomic window carries:
- the LOC119292319 gene encoding ervatamin-B-like codes for MASSTPYLVLLLCLTTFLQAWLAAAKYPPPPPPPFELPESEVRERFSKWVIKYSKHYSCHEEEEMRFQVFKNNTNAIGQFDQQNPGTVVGRGFRPTGFQVRGSGGVRMNRFGDLSPREVIQQFTGLNTTSFNATSPTYLPYHSFKPCCVDWRSSGAVTGVKNQGTCGSCWAFAAVAAIEGMNKIRTGELVSLSEQVLVDCDTRSGGCGGGHSDSAMALVAARGGITSEERYPYAGFQGKCDMDKLLFDHQASLKGFKAVPPNNEGQLAIAVAMQPVTVYIDASGFEFQFYSGGIYRGPCSANVNHAVTIVGYCEGPGEGNKYWIAKNSWSNDWGEQGYVYLAKDVPSSTGTCGLATSPFYPTA; via the exons ATGGCTTCCTCCACGCCTTACCTTGTCCTACTCTTGTGCCTCACCACTTTCCTGCAGGCATGGCTTGCTGCGGCAAAatacccaccgccgccgcccccgccgtttGAGCtgccggagtccgaggtgagggagAGGTTCTCCAAGTGGGTGATCAAGTACTCAAAGCACTACTCGTgccatgaggaggaggagatgcgGTTCCAAGTCTTCAAGAACAACACCAACGCCATCGGCCAATTCGACCAACAGAATCCTGGCACCGTCGTCGGTCGCGGGTTCCGACCAACTGGGTTTCAGGTCCGTGGCTCGGGCGGGGTCCGTATGAACAGGTTCGGCGACCTCAGCCCCAGGGAGGTCATCCAGCAGTTCACCGGGCTCAACACCACCAGCTTCAATGCCACGTCACCCACCTACCTCCCCTACCACTCCTTCAAGCCCTGCTGCGTTGACTGGCGCTCCAGCGGCGCTGTCACCGGCGTCAAGAATCAAGGCACTTGTG GATCATGCTGGGCAttcgcggcggtggcggcgatcgAAGGCATGAACAAGATTAGGACAGGGGAGCTGGTGTCGCTGTCCGAGCAGGTACTCGTGGATTGCGACACACggagcggcggctgcggcggcggccacTCAGACTCGGCTATGGCCCTCGTGGCCGCCCGTGGTGGCATCACGTCGGAGGAGAGGTACCCATACGCCGGATTCCAGGGAAAGTGCGACATGGACAAGCTCCTCTTCGACCACCAGGCGTCCCTGAAGGGCTTCAAGGCCGTGCCACCCAACAACGAAGGTCAGCTGGCGATTGCCGTGGCCATGCAGCCCGTGACGGTCTACATTGACGCCAGCGGTTTTGAGTTCCAGTTCTACTCCGGCGGCATCTACCGTGGCCCCTGCTCCGCCAATGTGAACCACGCCGTCACCATCGTCGGCTACTGCGAGGGTCCTGGCGAGGGAAACAAGTACTGGATTGCCAAGAACTCATGGAGCAACGACTGGGGTGAACAAGGATATGTCTACCTCGCAAAGGACGTGCCCTCGTCCACGGGCACATGTGGCCTCGCCACCTCGCCCTTCTACCCCACGGCTTGA